The DNA sequence gattatatatatatatatatatatatatatatatatatatatatatatatatatatatatatatatatatatatatatatatgcttgaaCTGAACAAATGGCATACATATAAGTGTTAGTGGGAAATCATTGTAGAAACTTGTTAGTCATCTAGTTTTACTTCCTTAACAGTGATGCTGAAGCTTTCCTTGTCGATTGCTACTGTGCGGAGAAGTAGGTGGAGAATTAATATTGAGGCCATTAACTTATTCAATGGAGAGAGCTTGTGCATTAGAATAAAGACGAATTAGTATTATTATATTCTGAATGCAGAAACTTGAAAATGGGAGCAAGAAATAGATGCTTCAACACATACTGGGGCCGTCTGTTAAGTATTATTTAACCTCCCACTTAGTTATTCACCAAGCTCAGTAAAAATGCAATCTTTTGGTGGAAATTGCTTGAGATATCATAACTACTTCAGTAGGAACAACTCGATCCAAAATTTATTCTCTTTCCCAAGCTCATTTCTTCAGAAGTTCCCTGAGCTCATGTTCAAGGGCCTCATCTGTCAGAGACCACAAAAGATGTGTCTTTTTCATGATACCCAGAAATTTGAACCCCTTTTGTTTCAAATTACTGCTGGCCACGATAAATTTCCTATAATATTTGCACCTATTTGCGTCAATTATCATTGCTATTCAACCAGGGCTCCCTCAAGGTCTTATAGAAAAAGGGTTCGCAAGAGGTTGTTGAAATCCCTAAAGCCTACTTTAGATCAAACAAAATTTCACTTGGCACTGTCCCAAATTCCACCAAGGTTCACCCCTGAAGAACTGTGCAATGTGATGACTCTTCGAAGTGACCCTTTGGTTTGTTTAGAGCTGTTTCATTGGGCATCTCAGCAGCCAAGGTTCCGGCACGATGTTTCCACTTTTCATGTCACCATAAAGAAGCTTGGTGCTGCAAAGATGTATCAAGAAATGGATGATATTGTGAACCAACTGCTTGCAGATCCTTTGATCGGTTCAGAGGCACTGTACAACACCGTTATATATTATTTCACTGAGGCCAGGAAGCTGAGTAGAGCTGTGAATATATTTAAGCAAATGAAGAACAGTAGGAATTCAAATTGTAGGCCTTCAATTAGGACTTATAATATTCTATTTGCTGCACTTTTGGGTAGGGGTAGCAACACCTATATAAATTATGTGTATATGGAGACGATTAGAAGTTTGTTCAAGCAAATGGTGAATGACGGTGTAGAGCCAGACATATTTTCGTTAAATGCTATGCTAAAAGGTTATGTCCTTTCTCTCCATGTTAACGATGCGTTGAGGATATTCCATCAGATGGGTGTGGTTTACAATTGCCAGCCAAACTCCTTTACCTATGATTACTTGATTCATGGGTTGTGTGCTCAAGGCCGGACGAAAAATGCAGAAGAATTATGTCATGAGATGAAGATCAAGGGTTTCATCCCAAGTAGCAAATCTTACAATTCACTTGTCAATGCTTTGGCGCTTGGTGGAGAAATTGAGGAGGCAGTAAGTTATCTATGGGAGATGACCGAAAAACAGAGGTCTGCGGATTTTATTACTTATAGGACCGTGCTCGATGAGATTTGCCGACGAGGAAGTGTTCAGGAGGCAATGAGCTTATTGCGCAAGTTTCAGGATAAGGACCTTCTTGACGGGCATGCTTACAGGAAGCTTCTTTATGTGCTTGAAGATGACTATGGGAATTCTGTCAACAGAATTGATTGAGGTACAACAATCATAGATTCTTTTATCATTTAATTGTTTGGGAATTTCTCTGGTGAAGAGTGAAGTTggttgaagaatgaagattgtaactatattttttagaatatgcATTgcacatgtttttattttttagtatttctcTATATTGTAAAAAGAACAATCTTCCTTCTTCATTGAAAAACACTCTTCACTGTTGATATGTCCTAATTGTTGACATATCCTGTCAACCATTAGTTGTATGTATTTGTAATTTCACATGAGATGTTCCAGGTTTCATATTctcttgtatgtgtagcaggtgAACGCCTAAAAGTTTGTTTATAGTTTTATATATCCAAGTCTTGGAACCCGAAAAAACAATCAAACCTATGTAGAATTAtgcaaataaattattaaccataCTACATGGATATAAAAATTCAGCCACTGTATAGGAATAGATATTTGGTGTTAGTGTAAGACATTCGATTCTGATGCtgtaaaagaaatttattattctattgtAAAACGTTTGATTAATCCGGTAGTTagttattttgttagaaaatgtATGAATCagcatatataaatatacatgGCGAATGATAGAGGGATTGGTTTTTGGTATTTATTGAGCATTTTTATAAACAAAACAATCGAGTTTAGTTTGGATCAATAATGAATTTATCCGAAGTCTTATATTTAGATTTCAGTGTCTCTAACGAATCTTATTTATTGTATTTGTTTCGTCTCTATTACTCTCTAATGAAAATTCTTAAATGGGATGACAAAAGATACACAGGATATAATATTGAGAGAAAAATTGAGATAAAAAACTTGATGGAGATTATTAAGTCATGGGATTTGGCTAAATTAGTTATTGCTAAAATGGCTGATTTTGTCGAGATGGATTGTATTGATGATAATATTTTACTTCATCTGATTGTGGTAGGTTAGTAACTTATGATTGTCTGAGTTTGTTAGTAAAATTAAAGTGTGTTTAGAAGGTTAATTGAACTCGGTTGGTTTTTATAgtctttatcaaatttataattaagtctatatatatatgtatattttcaattaggattttatattgtgtttattttataattaggtcaGTATAATAAGTGAATTAAGAGTTAACTAAATAGTTTTCTGCAAATTAAAGGTATCTagtattacaataaaaaatttaattagatctttgatcacatgatttttagaaaaaatatttcgttaattttattatttttgacataAAAAGAATCTAATTACAAAGTTAAAAGTAGTGTAGAGATTCAAttggaaaaaatatataaaaatttaattaaaaatttggtaaaactataaaGACTAACAAGTTGGTAACCAGTCAACAGCATGTAAGGACAGATTTTAGTGTCTGGCCAACTCTTCCTGCTCAATGCCATTGAGCTACCAATTCAATTTGctaataatacataataatatttaatattataaaatatgaaagactaaatattatttttgaataaaaataatttaccttttataaatttaactaaatatgGTCAAGTTAAGGGGATTAAGAtgcaaattaaattcaaattgaaGGTTTAAatccacaaataaaaataaagtggaGCTTAAATCTTATCCTATCCTATCAATTATCACTCCTAAATAGATGTTAGTAGCTTTGTCCTAAAATGAAATACTAGAAGAATAACTATTCTGCAAGTACATAACTGTGTtaccgacaaaaaaaaaaaaaaggaacaaaatgATTGAAATAAACGGTGATACTCCATAAACTTTGATTGAAATATCTACTGCAAGCTACAAGAATGACAAACTCCAGATCCCACAAGAAAATTGCTTCTGAGTTAACTTCATATTCCAAACTTCAATTCACATGCAAAATCAATCAGGATCTGGTTTGTCGAGAAAAAGGCAAAGACTCTGTTCCATGCGCCTAACTTGGGTCGAAAAGTGAAAGACTTGTCAGAGAAAGTCCAGGGTTCCAACCTCATAGAGGTTGCTAAGCATAGAAGAGCAGCTAGGGCTGCCTTGGATCTGGTTTAAGAGGCCATATTATCCTGAGGTTGAAGTGCTTGTAATTGAGTCTCAACCGGTGGCTCTGGTTCTAATCCGAAATCAGGTTTAGAGGCCTCTTCTGTTTCAGGTTTTGATTCTGAAACCAAATCTTGATCTCGCTCTTGTTGCTGCTGACCATCTGGTTGTTGCTTCTGCTGCAAACTTTGATTATCGTCCTCAATTGGATTATCTAAGTTAACCAGACCTTCAGCATGATCTTGTGATTGTAACTGCTCCTCACATTGGTTTGTGTTTGTGTCTAGCCTTATTTTCCGAGGCCTCCCTCTCCCCCTACCACTCCCCTTGCCTCTACCTCGACCTGCACCATCACCTCCGCCTCCGCTGATGCCTCTACCTCTACCCCTACCCCTACCCCTATTCCTACCCATAGAGTTCTGCTGATCTTGATCATCTTTCTGTAACTGCTTATCTTGATCATCCGTTTGCAGTTGCTGCTCAGAATGGTTTGCATCTTGATCTATTTTACAAGGCCTTCCCGGACCACGACCACGACCACGACCACGACCACGACCTCGACCTCGACCTCGACCTCGACCTCGACCTAGACCATTACCTCTGCCTCTGCCACGACTATACTCCCTTGGGTTGTTTGCATCAGTCTCTAACTTACGGGGCCTTCCTCTGGGACGCTTAGCTAGACGATCCTCAGCATTCCCAGACATCGGATTCTCATATCCTTGATTTCCATGCAGCAGCTGATCATTATGAACATTCTCAGGAGCTAACATAGCTTTGTTTTTAAACATTGTTGGTTCCTTGTGCCTTCCTTGACCTGCAACTTGAACTTGAGGAGATGACTGCCACTGCTTCTCAATAATATTTACCTTGGGCGTTTGTCCATCAAGAATAAGGTCACGTAACGGTAAAAAGGACTCCTCCTGATCGTCTGCAACTGGCTTAGGTTTCAGGTGCCTCCCTCTGCATTGGCGCTTTGGAGAATGCTTCTCAGGATCACCAGATACTGAATTCCCATCTTGCTTTTGTTCAGGAACATCCAAAGAAGACATCTGTTGTTTCAATTGTCCCTCTGACAGTACACATTCTGAACCCGAAAGATCAAGTGGCTTCTGGTAATCAATAACATTCAGCACAGTTGGGAGGGATGAACAAATTGTTTCCGGGTGCACTATGGAGTACTGTTGGcaacaaattttaaaagcatATCATCATGCCCGGcaacaaattttaaaagcatATCATCATGCTCATAGTTACATGGAACAAAAAATAAGCATAAGATTATATTTCTCTGAATAATTTAAGGAACAAAGGATGATGGTCAGTAAGGCAAAAAAATTAGAATACAACAAATTCCTATCATGAAACTTTGAAAAGAAATAAGGAATCAATGAAGAAACATGTTTCAGAGGACTTTTAAATGTGTagaaattaaatcttttatattGAACTATTAAAGGAAAGGTAATGATAACATGAGTGCTAGGCATAtgataaattagtttttttttttgtcatggtgAACAAACTGATAGTTTCTTTCTAATATTGATAAGGAAAGGACAAGGGTTGTCACCAAATGACCCAGGGTAGGGTTAAATTAGCCTCTCGCGAATATGCAAGGTAAAGCTTCCTAATACAGATCTACATAGTGGATCCAACCCTTCCAAGAACTCTGGCAGAGTGGAAAGTTTATAGCACTAAGCTTCCCTTTAttgaaaacagaaagaaaggcACAAATATATACGAAAGAAAATGCCAATTGTTCCCCAATACTATCCTGTATAGGAAAGCTTCAAATGTCATCAAATTAACTCCAAGTACACATTATTAAATCATTTGACTTTTCTAGATTAAATGGAAGCATAGCAAATCCCAATATTGTAGCAGGGTAAGATATGacacttattttataaaaagcTTTCCTAAAACTCTCTAATAAAAGGGCACTAACAACTAACAGCTCCACCACATGAATGATAACTATCAAGTACCAACAGCAGATGCCAAAAATTATATAAACACCATAATACCTGATCCTGTAACTCCTGTGCTAGAGGCCCTGCTTCAACATATTGTTCTACAACTCCATCCCCTTGTGGTTTAATCTGCTCTCCAACCCTTTCAGCTGACTGGTCAAGTGCTTCTTCCCCCTTCTCTTCTGTCCATTTCACCACACTAATTGGCTCATCAGTCCTAACATCACCTAAATCATAAACCTGATGTAGTGCCTCATCTCTTCCCTCTTTAGGCTTATCACTCTTCTCAACCTCTTCACAGATTTTTACTCTTTTCTGCTTTCGCTCTCCACCTCCGTCCATGCTATGCTGActtctcttctttcctcttttcttcctcttactcttacaTTCCTGTCTCCCCTTCCGATCACCATCTATTCCATCACCATCAGCCTGTAGAACATATCTACCACCCTCATTACACACAATCTCCTCATCCTGGCAAAGCTTCTCCAATTGAATACCCAAAATCTTCTTATGTGCCCATGGCAAATCCTCATACTCCTTTACAATGAAATTAGAAATTTCTTCTTCAGTGGACCCTTTATTCTCATTTAGCTCCGATATTGCCCTATGTATCATCTAAAATAGGCACATAAGGGGGCGCAAAATTAAAATCGAAAGAAGAACAATATATTCATTATGATCATTTGAATTCCAAAGAAAATAAGACACTCaataagcaaaataaaaaagattgaaaatttggagaaaagTAGGGGAAAGGCGCTACCAATGCATAAGGAGGGTGCGTGGGGGTGTGGAAAGAAGGAAACATCTTCTTGAGACGCTGCTGAATGAGGGAGGAAACATGGCGTGTTTCGAGGGAGAGGGAGGGGTTGGATTCGGCGAGCTGAGACAAGAGAGAGTCTTTGAGTTTAGCAATGATGCGGTTTCTTCTAGAATGTTCGTCATCGTTGGGAAGAGGTTGAGGAGGAGAAtgaggtttctcttcttcgtccATGATTGGTGCCAACCGTCAAGGGACTTTGAATATTTGTGTGTAAAGTGCCACAGAAGTGGCAAGCAGGGGCGAATAGAGGCCGAAGAGCGAACAGAGGCGGCAAACTACCGAATGACCGGAGGCCACGGCGAGGAGTGACTGAGTGGAGGGGTGGAGGCTGGTGTTGGCGTTGGCGTTGTGATGAGTGAGTGTAGCAGTGAACTCCTTAGAGAgtgagactgagactgagagtgaTGAGGGTTCAGGGTTGTCAAGGTGTTTCTTGCAATGGCTTGTCAAGGTTGCTTTTTCTTCCCTGGGTATTAATTCATTTAATTTGATGACAttaaaaaacagcaacaaataaTCAAAAAATcgatcaacaaaaattcaaaaacagcagactcagaaattaaaaaacagcagcagcataaCAAAGCCATTCATCAATAATTTCAACAATGATTTTGAAATCAGGAATCAGAAATCAGACATCAGACATCATAAATCATAACAAAGTCATTTTCATCAataatttcaagttttcaacaATGATATTGAAATCAGAAATCAGAAATCATAACAGCCATTTTCATCAATAATTTCATAAATcagcaacaaaaattaaaaagcagCAACAAACAATCACCGTAAAAAACAGCAACAGCAGCGTAACAACACAAAATCAAATGATTTCACATTCAGAAATCAAGAACAATcagcaacaaaaattaaaaaatagcagcagcagcataacaacacaaaatcaatgatttcacattcagaaatcaagaacaatcagcaacaaaaactaaaaaacagcagcagcagcagcatacCAACACAAAATCAATCATTTCACATTCACAAATCACCAAGGTCCTGAGAACCGGACCCGTCATCGAACCACTCTAACTACTGGTTTACTGGTCCAACTGGTTCAACCGTAGTCCAACCAGACAAACCATTTTACAATAAGATAACAAGTAAATTATAAACAAACactctaaaacataattatagtctaatttaAGATAAATCTTAAACGTCTTCTAAATTTAAAGCACTAAATAATTTCAGCATAATTTCAAAAACTAACAATTAGCAGTAGCAATGAGCATAATTTCAGAATAATTTCAACAAAGATTAATAAACTTTTTTCAAAGATTAACAATGAACACTTGGGCAGTAGCAATGAGCATAATTTCAGcataatttcaacaaaaattaGTAAACTTTTCTAAAGATTAACAATGAACACTTGCGCAGTAGCAATGAGCATAATTTCAGCATAATTTTAACAAGGATTAATAAACTTTCAAAGATTAACAATGAGGAGTAGCAATAAGCATAATTTCagctaaattattttcaattttcagcACAGCACAAAAAAAAAGCAACAAAACAGAGTCCAACACAACACAGTAGCAATGAGCAGAGCTAACCAAGTAATCACTGAACAATTCAATCTGAACAACAACACTAGCAGCAGCAGAATCCTAAATCGATGAACAAACAAAGACGGACAATAAACACAACACTGAacaattagataaaaaaatacatCTGAACAACAAGAACAGTTCAATAATTACTGTAAaacaaaataatctaaattatttCATGACAGAGAAATCTAAGAAAATCATTACTCATAACAAGAACGGCTCAATAATGTTCATTACTCATCATCGGCAATAAAAATCAGTCTGCAAACAAACATGAAAAGTAGCAGTATGA is a window from the Arachis hypogaea cultivar Tifrunner chromosome 1, arahy.Tifrunner.gnm2.J5K5, whole genome shotgun sequence genome containing:
- the LOC112695866 gene encoding pentatricopeptide repeat-containing protein At2g27800, mitochondrial codes for the protein MQSFGGNCLRYHNYFSRNNSIQNLFSFPSSFLQKFPELMFKGLICQRPQKMCLFHDTQKFEPLLFQITAGHDKFPIIFAPICVNYHCYSTRAPSRSYRKRVRKRLLKSLKPTLDQTKFHLALSQIPPRFTPEELCNVMTLRSDPLVCLELFHWASQQPRFRHDVSTFHVTIKKLGAAKMYQEMDDIVNQLLADPLIGSEALYNTVIYYFTEARKLSRAVNIFKQMKNSRNSNCRPSIRTYNILFAALLGRGSNTYINYVYMETIRSLFKQMVNDGVEPDIFSLNAMLKGYVLSLHVNDALRIFHQMGVVYNCQPNSFTYDYLIHGLCAQGRTKNAEELCHEMKIKGFIPSSKSYNSLVNALALGGEIEEAVSYLWEMTEKQRSADFITYRTVLDEICRRGSVQEAMSLLRKFQDKDLLDGHAYRKLLYVLEDDYGNSVNRID
- the LOC112695877 gene encoding uncharacterized protein, which encodes MDEEEKPHSPPQPLPNDDEHSRRNRIIAKLKDSLLSQLAESNPSLSLETRHVSSLIQQRLKKMFPSFHTPTHPPYALMIHRAISELNENKGSTEEEISNFIVKEYEDLPWAHKKILGIQLEKLCQDEEIVCNEGGRYVLQADGDGIDGDRKGRQECKSKRKKRGKKRSQHSMDGGGERKQKRVKICEEVEKSDKPKEGRDEALHQVYDLGDVRTDEPISVVKWTEEKGEEALDQSAERVGEQIKPQGDGVVEQYVEAGPLAQELQDQYSIVHPETICSSLPTVLNVIDYQKPLDLSGSECVLSEGQLKQQMSSLDVPEQKQDGNSVSGDPEKHSPKRQCRGRHLKPKPVADDQEESFLPLRDLILDGQTPKVNIIEKQWQSSPQVQVAGQGRHKEPTMFKNKAMLAPENVHNDQLLHGNQGYENPMSGNAEDRLAKRPRGRPRKLETDANNPREYSRGRGRGNGLGRGRGRGRGRGRGRGRGRGRGPGRPCKIDQDANHSEQQLQTDDQDKQLQKDDQDQQNSMGRNRGRGRGRGRGISGGGGDGAGRGRGKGSGRGRGRPRKIRLDTNTNQCEEQLQSQDHAEGLVNLDNPIEDDNQSLQQKQQPDGQQQQERDQDLVSESKPETEEASKPDFGLEPEPPVETQLQALQPQDNMAS